Proteins from a single region of Punica granatum isolate Tunisia-2019 chromosome 8, ASM765513v2, whole genome shotgun sequence:
- the LOC116187957 gene encoding protein ENHANCED DISEASE RESISTANCE 2-like, protein MCTTEPTRPGSRPAAPEPECSRSSSSSSSAAAGAGSSWIAESIQGGSLRHVDLHTGTNGWASPPGNVFSLRSKHYFSKRQKSPAGDYLLSPAGMDWLRSTTKLDNVLGRPDNRVALALRRAQASGRSLKSFIFAVNLQVPGKDHHSAVFYFAAEDPIPVGSLLYRFINEGDPFRNSRFKIVNRIVKGPWIVKKAVGNYSACLLGRALTCNYHRGENYFEIDVDIGSSKIASAILHLALGYVTSVTIDMGFLVEAQAEDELPERLIGAVRVCQMEMSSAQVVEAPSHAPPHARGHGISSRVNHHMSGDDGDDDNDH, encoded by the coding sequence ATGTGCACCACTGAGCCGACTCGCCCGGGTTCTCGGCCGGCGGCGCCCGAGCCGGAATGCTCCAGATccagctcctcctcctcctccgccgcgGCCGGGGCCGGGTCCTCCTGGATCGCGGAGTCCATCCAAGGCGGCTCCCTCCGCCACGTGGACCTGCACACCGGGACCAATGGCTGGGCCTCCCCTCCCGGAAATGTCTTCTCCCTCCGCTCCAAGCACTACTTCAGCAAGCGCCAGAAATCCCCTGCCGGCGACTACCTCCTCTCCCCCGCTGGCATGGACTGGCTCAGGTCCACCACCAAGCTCGACAACGTCCTCGGCCGCCCCGACAACCGCGTCGCCCTCGCCCTCCGGAGGGCCCAGGCCTCCGGGCGCTCCCTCAAGTCCTTCATTTTCGCCGTCAACCTCCAGGTCCCCGGGAAGGACCACCACAGCGCCGTCTTCTACTTCGCCGCCGAGGACCCGATCCCCGTCGGCTCGCTCCTCTACCGCTTCATCAACGAGGGGGACCCGTTCCGGAACTCCCGGTTTAAGATCGTGAACAGGATCGTGAAGGGGCCCTGGATCGTCAAGAAGGCGGTGGGGAACTACAGCGCTTGCCTCCTCGGCAGGGCATTGACGTGTAATTACCACCGGGGGGAGAACTACTTCGAGATTGACGTCGACATCGGGAGCTCGAAGATCGCGAGCGCTATCCTCCACCTCGCCCTGGGGTACGTGACCAGCGTGACCATCGACATGGGGTTCCTCGTGGAGGCGCAGGCGGAAGATGAGCTCCCGGAAAGGCTGATCGGGGCGGTCAGGGTGTGCCAAATGGAGATGTCGTCGGCCCAGGTGGTGGAAGCTCCCTCCCACGCGCCGCCTCACGCGCGCGGCCACGGGATTTCCTCTAGGGTCAACCACCACATGTCCGGGGACGACGGAGACGACGACAACGACCATTAA
- the LOC116187956 gene encoding aspartyl protease family protein At5g10770-like: MATLSHHHGLRLFMLSCVLVGVLCKDLAETHHTIEVSSLLPSASCKPSATKGARKTSSLKVAHRHGPCAPGSQNPNSQAPQLTHDDILRADQSRVDSINSRMTSKPPLVTRLDDVRESKTTDIPSKSGRTVGSGNYVVTLGLGAPWKQMTLIFDTGSDLTWTQCKPCVKQCYQQREPMYDSMASASYRNISCTSDACSHLTTTTGIDPDCSASTCVYGIQYGDSSYSVGFLAKDKLRVTTTDTFDSFIFGCGQNNQGHFGQSAGLLGLGRDKLSFVEQSAAKYGRYFSYCLPSSLSSTGHLTFGKGSRGSNVKFTPLATIKEAASFYGINIEGINVGGRVLSISASTFSNAPAIIDSGTVITRLPPTAYAALKNAFKQGMSKYPKAPALSILDTCYDMSAYTTVSIPKVGFSFNGAGNIDLDPSGILYATDASQICLAFASNSDDTDVIIYGNVQQQTFEVVYDIEASRIGFLAKGC, from the exons ATGGCCACTCTTTCTCATCACCATGGTCTGAGGTTGTTTATGTTGTCTTGTGTTTTGGTTGGTGTCCTCTGCAAGGATTTGGCTGAGACTCACCACACCATTGAAGTCAGCTCTCTCCTGCCTTCTGCTTCCTGCAAGCCTTCTGCAACCAAAG GTGCCCGTAAAACTTCGTCGCTAAAGGTAGCCCACAGGCACGGCCCATGTGCCCCGGGGAGCCAAAACCCCAACAGCCAGGCCCCACAGTTGACGCATGACGACATCCTCAGGGCGGACCAGTCGAGGGTCGACTCGATCAACTCCCGGATGACCTCCAAGCCACCCCTGGTCACAAGGCTCGACGATGTGCGGGAGTCAAAGACAACGGACATCCCGAGCAAGTCAGGTAGAACAGTCGGATCAGGCAACTATGTGGTGACTTTGGGGCTCGGTGCACCGTGGAAGCAGATGACGCTGATATTTGACACGGGTAGCGACTTGACGTGGACCCAGTGCAAACCTTGCGTCAAGCAGTGTTACCAGCAGCGCGAGCCAATGTACGACTCTATGGCATCGGCCTCTTACAGGAACATCTCCTGCACCTCCGACGCCTGCTCTCACCTCACTACCACTACTG GTATTGATCCGGATTGCTCTGCATCAACTTGTGTCTATGGCATACAGTACGGGGACTCATCTTACTCAGTCGGGTTCCTTGCAAAGGATAAGCTAAGGGTGACAACTACAGACACGTTCGACAGCTTCATCTTCGGGTGTGGGCAGAATAACCAGGGCCACTTCGGTCAGTCCGCGGGGCTTCTTGGGCTAGGACGGGACAAGCTCTCGTTCGTGGAACAGAGTGCTGCAAAGTACGGGAGGTACTTCTCGTACTGCCTGCCATCTTCCTTGAGCTCCACAGGGCACCTCACCTTCGGCAAGGGCAGCAGAGGAAGTAACGTGAAGTTCACCCCGCTGGCAACCATCAAAGAGGCAGCCTCGTTCTACGGTATTAACATAGAGGGCATTAATGTTGGCGGGCGAGTCCTGTCAATCTCAGCATCAACTTTCTCTAACGCTCCAGCGATTATTGATTCCGGGACGGTGATCACCCGACTGCCACCGACGGCCTACGCTGCCCTGAAGAACGCATTCAAGCAGGGAATGAGCAAGTATCCCAAAGCTCCTGCCCTCTCTATACTCGACACCTGCTACGACATGAGCGCATATACTACGGTGTCCATACCGAAGGTGGGGTTCTCCTTCAACGGCGCAGGGAACATTGACCTGGACCCATCCGGGATACTGTATGCGACAGATGCCTCCCAGATATGCCTGGCGTTTGCTTCAAACAGTGACGACACAGATGTCATCATATACGGGAACGTACAGCAGCAGACATTCGAGGTTGTCTATGACATCGAGGCATCCAGGATTGGCTTTCTCGCCAAGGGATGTTAA